From Zingiber officinale cultivar Zhangliang chromosome 5B, Zo_v1.1, whole genome shotgun sequence, the proteins below share one genomic window:
- the LOC121987837 gene encoding uncharacterized protein LOC121987837: MRGAVVRKRVRREGKAAPPSSSPAKRGLPSDDLSRRRPGGGTNDPALAEAAGTAAAGCAALCCCCPCALLSLLFAVALKLPAALLRRALTRRRRKCWARTGVWKTKSGAFRDGDDDLRRRDWGLSSEGTTWPAISQCRETAELEKEMLSKFRSAGFWRSLSRSQRE; the protein is encoded by the coding sequence ATGAGGGGAGCGGTGGTGCGGAAGCGGGTTCGCCGGGAGGGGAAGGCCGCTCCTCCTTCCTCATCCCCAGCGAAACGGGGACTACCTTCCGACGATCTCAGCCGTCGCCGACCGGGGGGCGGCACCAATGATCCGGCGCTCGCGGAAGCCGCCGGAACCGCGGCGGCGGGATGCGCCGCGCTCTGCTGCTGCTGCCCCTGCGCCCTCCTGAGCCTCCTCTTCGCCGTCGCGCTGAAGCTTCCGGCGGCGCTATTGCGGCGGGCGCTGACGCGGCGGCGGAGGAAGTGCTGGGCCAGAACCGGCGTTTGGAAGACGAAAAGCGGCGCATTTCGCGACGGCGACGACGATCTCAGACGGCGTGATTGGGGACTTAGTAGCGAGGGGACGACTTGGCCGGCGATCTCGCAGTGCCGGGAGACAGCGGAGCTGGAAAAGGAGATGCTGAGCAAGTTCCGAAGCGCCGGATTCTGGCGGAGCCTGTCGCGCAGCCAAAGGGAGTGA
- the LOC121985798 gene encoding protein JINGUBANG-like, which yields MREDGDSISSGSGRSGSSNMHSDTLTRPSADDEEELLRQSSSSTSASSAGDYPMAMSSEGSPFAMSPWHQSASADPPDLAGDTPGNGLITSLFREEGHIYSLAAVGDVLYTGSDSKNIRVWKNQKDFAGFKSSSGLVKSIVAAADRIFTGHQDGKIRVWRVSPKNPTVHKRIGNLPRLKDVLRSSLKPSNYIEVRRHRSALWIRHSDAISCLSLDQEQGLLYSGSWDKTFKVWRIADSRCLESVIAHDDAVNSVVAAFGGLVFTGSADGTVKVWRRELLVKSTKHSPVKTLLKRECAVTSLAVSSSSPVVYCGSSDGLVNFWEGEAELAHGGVLGGHKMAVLCLVAAGTLLVSGSADKNICVWQRDGAAHSCLLVLTGHTGPVKCLAVVANGQDKEVEGGGAVRSWIVYSGSLDKSVKVWRVSEQLPDSY from the coding sequence ATGAGGGAGGACGGCGACAGCATCAGCAGCGGCAGTGGTAGAAGCGGAAGCAGCAACATGCACTCCGATACCCTGACGCGCCCCTCGGCCGACGACGAGGAGGAGTTACTCCGCCAAAGCAGCTCCTCGACCTCTGCGAGCTCCGCCGGCGACTACCCCATGGCCATGAGCAGCGAGGGCTCCCCTTTCGCCATGTCCCCTTGGCACCAGTCGGCATCGGCTGACCCTCCCGACCTTGCCGGAGATACTCCCGGCAATGGCCTCATCACCTCCCTGTTCCGGGAGGAGGGCCACATCTACTCCCTTGCTGCCGTGGGCGACGTCCTGTACACCGGCTCCGATAGCAAGAACATCCGCGTCTGGAAGAACCAAAAGGATTTCGCCGGGTTCAAGTCCAGCAGCGGCCTCGTCAAGTCCATCGTCGCCGCCGCTGACCGCATCTTTACTGGACACCAGGACGGAAAGATCCGGGTGTGGCGGGTGTCCCCTAAGAATCCGACCGTTCACAAACGGATCGGTAATCTCCCCCGCCTCAAGGACGTTCTCCGGAGCTCGCTGAAGCCTTCCAATTACATCGAAGTCCGCCGCCACCGGAGCGCCCTCTGGATCCGCCACTCCGACGCCATCTCCTGCCTCAGTCTCGACCAGGAGCAGGGCCTGCTCTACTCCGGCTCCTGGGACAAGACCTTCAAGGTATGGCGCATCGCCGATTCCCGGTGCCTCGAGTCCGTCATCGCTCACGACGACGCCGTCAATTCCGTGGTGGCCGCCTTCGGCGGGCTGGTCTTCACCGGCTCCGCCGACGGCACCGTGAAGGTGTGGCGGCGGGAGCTGCTAGTGAAGAGCACCAAACATTCACCGGTGAAGACGCTGCTGAAGCGGGAATGCGCCGTGACGTCTCTCGCGGTCAGCTCCTCTTCGCCCGTGGTTTACTGCGGCTCCTCCGACGGACTCGTCAACTTCTGGGAGGGGGAAGCTGAGCTGGCGCACGGCGGGGTGCTCGGCGGTCACAAGATGGCGGTGCTCTGCCTCGTGGCGGCAGGGACTCTCCTGGTGAGTGGATCCGCCGACAAGAACATCTGCGTCTGGCAGCGAGACGGCGCTGCGCACAGCTGCCTCTTGGTGCTCACCGGCCACACGGGGCCGGTGAAGTGCCTTGCGGTAGTTGCTAACGGCCAGGACAAAGAGGTCGAAGGCGGAGGGGCAGTCAGAAGCTGGATCGTGTACAGCGGCAGTTTGGATAAGTCGGTGAAGGTGTGGCGGGTGTCGGAGCAACTGCCAGATAGCTACTGA
- the LOC121985797 gene encoding beta-glucosidase BoGH3B-like, with protein sequence MACWKTPMFPILFLLFWLSTNRAEYTQYKDPNQPAEVRVNDLLNRMTLAEKIGQMTQVERKNATDQALKEYFVGSILSGGGSVPAPQASARDWVNMINQYQNACLSTRLGIPMIYGIDAVHGHNNVYNATIFPHNVGLGATRDPDLVKRIGAATALEVRATGIPYIFAPCIAVCRDPRWGRCYESYSEDHKVVQAMTEIIPGLQGDLPANYTKYYPYVSGKSNVAACAKHFAGDGGTQNGINENDTIIDLAGLLNIHMPAYYDAITKGVSTVMVSYSSWNGVKMHANRHLVTNFLKRKLGFQGFVISDWQGIDRITSPPDANYTYSVQMSVNAGIDMVMVPFDYAGFTSTLTTLVNNKVIPMSRINDAVRRILRVKFLMGLFENPLPDLSLVDQVGKKEHRELAREAVRKSLVLLKNGKSANEPLLPLPKKAGKILVAGSHADNLGYQCGGWTIEWQGATGRITGGTTILEAIRSTVDPATSIIFSQNPDVGFVQSNGFSYAIVVVGEPPYAETAGDSLNLTITEPGPSTIQTVCGVVKCVVVIVSGRPVVIQPYVPAMDALVAAWLPGSEGQGVADVLFGDFGFTGKLPRTWFRTVDQLPMNVGDKNYDPLFPFGFGLTTKPRPGM encoded by the exons ATGGCATGTTGGAAAACACCAATGTTTCCAATCTTGTTCCTTCTGTTCTGGTTATCAACTAATCGAGCAGAATATACGCAGTACAAAGACCCTAATCAGCCTGCGGAGGTTCGAGTTAATGATCTACTCAACCGTATGACTCTTGCAGAAAAGATTGGTCAAATGACACAAGTAGAACGAAAAAATGCAACAGATCAAGCCTTGAAGGAGTACTTTGTCG GTAGCATTCTTAGTGGTGGGGGTAGTGTTCCTGCTCCTCAAGCCTCTGCTAGGGATTGGGTGAACATGATAAATCAATATCAGAACGCTTGTCTGTCGACACGCTTGGGAATTCCGATGATTTATGGAATTGATGCTGTTCATGGCCACAACAATGTATACAATGCAACTATATTCCCTCACAATGTTGGTCTCGGAGCTACAAG GGATCCTGATCTTGTCAAAAGAATTGGTGCAGCAACTGCTCTTGAAGTCAGAGCAACAGGCATTCCTTACATTTTTGCACCTTGCATTGCG GTATGTAGAGATCCAAGATGGGGCAGGTGCTATGAGAGCTATAGTGAGGACCACAAGGTTGTTCAAGCAATGACCGAAATTATCCCTGGTTTACAGGGAGATCTCCCAGCAAACTACACCAAATACTATCCTTATGTTTCTGGAAA GAGCAATGTAGCAGCTTGTGCCAAGCACTTCGCTGGCGATGGTGGGACACAAAATGGCATTAATGAGAACGATACTATCATTGATCTTGCGGGACTCCTCAACATCCATATGCCTGCTTACTATGATGCCATCACGAAGGGTGTGTCCACGGTCATGGTTTCTTATTCAAGTTGGAATGGAGTCAAAATGCACGCCAACCGGCACCTTGTTACAAACTTCCTCAAAAGAAAACTAGGTTTTCAG GGATTTGTAATCTCAGATTGGCAAGGCATTGATCGGATTACCAGTCCTCCAGATGCAAATTACACCTATTCTGTTCAAATGTCGGTCAATGCCGGTATTGATATG GTGATGGTTCCTTTTGATTATGCTGGGTTCACAAGCACCCTGACAACTCTAGTGAACAACAAGGTGATCCCCATGAGCCGAATTAACGATGCTGTAAGGAGGATCTTGAGGGTCAAATTTCTTATGGGTCTCTTTGAAAACCCTCTCCCTGATTTAAGCTTAGTCGATCAAGTTGGCAAAAAG GAGCACAGGGAGCTGGCAAGAGAGGCTGTTAGGAAATCACTCGTGCTCTTAAAAAATGGCAAATCTGCTAATGAACCATTGCTCCCTCTCCCTAAGAAAGCTGGCAAAATTCTCGTTGCTGGAAGTCATGCTGATAATTTGGGCTACCAGTGTGGTGGTTGGACTATCGAGTGGCAAGGAGCCACTGGAAGAATCACTGGCG GCACCACAATCCTGGAAGCCATTAGATCCACTGTGGACCCAGCAACCAGCATCATCTTCTCCCAGAACCCCGACGTTGGATTCGTGCAGAGCAACGGCTTCTCCTACGCCATTGTGGTCGTCGGGGAGCCGCCTTACGCCGAGACTGCCGGCGACAGCCTCAACCTCACCATTACCGAGCCCGGACCGAGCACAATCCAGACCGTCTGCGGCGTGGTGAAATGCGTCGTAGTCATCGTCTCCGGCaggccggtcgtcatccagccttACGTTCCAGCGATGGATGCACTTGTGGCTGCATGGCTGCCGGGCTCCGAGGGCCAAGGCGTCGCCGACGTCCTCTTTGGCGACTTCGGCTTCACCGGGAAACTACCCCGCACTTGGTTCAGGACCGTGGACCAACTCCCCATGAACGTAGGCGACAAGAACTACGATCCATTGTTCCCATTCGGCTTTGGCCTGACTACGAAACCAAGACCGGGGATGTAG